From Aliarcobacter butzleri, the proteins below share one genomic window:
- a CDS encoding YceI family protein, with the protein MSIVSKITSALLLTGSLLMATEYKVDNAHTNVGFTVKHMMITNVNGNFKTYDANIDYDEATKTFKKFSATVDTKTVDTGIEKRDDHLRSDDFFASEKFPKMTFEMTSYKPDGNDGKMTGNLTIRGVTKTVTLEVEDIASMGNKIGFVLEGKINRTDFGLKWNKTIELGGVAVGEEVKIKVDVEAEKK; encoded by the coding sequence ATGAGTATAGTTTCAAAAATTACAAGCGCATTACTTTTAACAGGAAGTTTGCTAATGGCGACTGAATATAAAGTAGATAATGCACACACAAATGTTGGATTTACTGTAAAGCATATGATGATTACAAATGTAAATGGTAATTTTAAAACATATGATGCAAATATTGATTATGATGAAGCAACTAAAACTTTTAAAAAGTTTAGTGCAACTGTAGATACAAAAACAGTAGATACAGGAATTGAAAAAAGAGATGATCATTTAAGAAGTGATGATTTTTTTGCTAGTGAGAAATTCCCAAAAATGACTTTTGAAATGACATCATATAAACCTGATGGTAATGATGGAAAAATGACAGGAAATTTAACTATTAGAGGTGTTACAAAAACTGTTACTTTAGAAGTTGAAGACATAGCCTCTATGGGAAATAAAATTGGTTTTGTTCTTGAAGGAAAAATCAATAGAACAGACTTTGGTTTAAAATGGAACAAAACTATTGAGTTAGGTGGCGTTGCAGTAGGTGAAGAAGTTAAAATTAAAGTTGATGTTGAAGCTGAAAAAAAATAA
- a CDS encoding NFACT RNA binding domain-containing protein — protein MKYFILKEIVNYLSINTQNIKSIRRIDNNLIIIEFNNKNILYVDISKSNSIIFKHNKILSSKKDFNAPFDVILQKRFNNSKIESIELYNDDKIVNIKVSSSSSYKKQITILQLEFTGKYTNIIVLDENRVVLEALRHIDEFSSSRIVKVGHKLDEVPKQNFIPKIEKIEDIESYLYQVYEQKEKENLENLKKQKISQIDKKAKKLKSTIEDLPKKEDLEKESNELYEKANLILSNLHNIKPYQKSLKVYNYQGIEVELDLEAKQSASKYSNDLFKKAKRTKQKASNISLEKDNLTQKLEYLLRLISSIKNATSLEECEFLLPKKERNQTKTKKSQTCEIFFFEGYKILLGTSQRENIYLLENSKASDFWFHLKDRPSCHVIVQNTKKEIPQSVIIQAATLCAKFSVDFSGTYEVDYTQRRNVKIQSGANVLYNPYTTIVIKF, from the coding sequence ATGAAGTACTTTATACTAAAAGAAATTGTTAATTATTTATCAATAAATACCCAAAATATCAAGTCTATTAGAAGAATAGATAACAATTTAATCATAATAGAATTTAATAATAAAAATATTCTATATGTTGATATTTCTAAATCAAACTCGATAATTTTTAAACATAATAAGATATTATCTTCAAAAAAAGATTTTAATGCACCCTTTGATGTGATACTTCAAAAAAGATTCAATAACTCAAAAATAGAGAGTATTGAACTATACAATGATGATAAAATTGTAAACATAAAAGTCTCATCTTCATCTTCATATAAAAAGCAAATTACAATTTTACAATTAGAATTTACAGGTAAATATACAAATATTATAGTTTTAGATGAAAATAGAGTAGTTTTAGAAGCTTTAAGACATATTGATGAGTTTTCTTCAAGTAGAATTGTAAAAGTAGGGCATAAGTTAGATGAGGTTCCAAAACAGAACTTTATTCCTAAAATTGAAAAAATAGAAGACATAGAGAGTTATTTATATCAAGTTTATGAGCAAAAAGAGAAAGAAAATTTAGAAAATCTAAAAAAACAAAAAATTTCTCAAATAGATAAAAAGGCAAAAAAACTAAAATCAACAATAGAAGATTTACCCAAAAAAGAGGATTTGGAAAAAGAATCAAATGAACTTTACGAAAAAGCAAATCTTATCTTGTCAAACCTACACAATATAAAACCTTATCAAAAATCTTTAAAAGTTTATAATTATCAAGGTATTGAAGTAGAACTAGATTTAGAAGCAAAACAAAGTGCATCTAAATATTCAAATGATTTATTTAAAAAAGCAAAAAGAACAAAACAAAAAGCTTCAAATATCTCTTTGGAAAAAGATAATCTAACACAAAAATTAGAATATTTATTAAGACTAATAAGTAGTATAAAAAATGCAACTTCTCTTGAAGAGTGTGAATTTTTATTACCTAAAAAAGAGCGAAATCAAACAAAAACAAAAAAATCACAAACTTGTGAGATTTTCTTTTTTGAAGGTTATAAAATACTTTTAGGTACAAGCCAAAGAGAAAATATTTATCTACTTGAAAACTCAAAAGCCAGTGATTTCTGGTTTCATCTAAAAGATAGACCTTCTTGCCATGTAATAGTACAAAATACAAAAAAAGAGATACCTCAATCAGTTATAATTCAAGCTGCAACTTTATGCGCAAAATTTTCAGTTGATTTTAGTGGAACTTATGAAGTGGACTATACACAAAGAAGAAATGTAAAAATCCAATCAGGAGCAAATGTACTATATAATCCATATACTACTATTGTTATTAAATTTTAA
- a CDS encoding DUF3373 family protein: protein MKKNLIAMSVVTALATTSFASDMNKEMYNQIQALKAQIEALEKKVAQQEAKDKEAEKAVTNVAPTQQKVAVDEKRIENIEKKLETVSKTATTAKIQSAQDNIKWDVDFRTQVDNIQYKHADGSKSKNDALLTNRLWLGAKYKADDNSSFFGKLSYNKAFGDTADHSQSNTNPGYANFDWVTNENATDNSIKVKEAYWLYQNERLFSSDIPWSVSVGRRPSTDGLPINIRNDQKPNSPLSHTIDVEFDGFSFKLDTEGVTGFTGSWLKICGGRGLTNATPRFDMFKPAYSKDDEKNDDVDMLGLIVVPYDDGQYSVHMQYSHAWNLIGYSADAMGKFNNAYGTYTNNPDAQTAYELQMAKPSFEDVGDIDLATVLFKAEGIGDGISETLDNTTAFASFAMSKTNPNSKGMLGTTDSQTGYSVWLGVNTACPILPDSARIGFEWNKGSKYWRSMTYGEDTYAGSKIAARGQAFEVYRTQKLTEALSFGVSYVYIDYDYTGSNSFFGADGEPIAISDANGSAVKEAQDIRAYMRYKF, encoded by the coding sequence ATGAAAAAAAATTTAATCGCGATGTCTGTTGTTACTGCACTTGCAACAACTTCTTTTGCATCTGATATGAATAAAGAGATGTATAATCAAATACAAGCTTTAAAAGCACAAATTGAAGCTTTAGAAAAAAAAGTAGCACAACAAGAGGCAAAAGATAAAGAGGCTGAAAAAGCTGTTACAAATGTGGCACCAACTCAACAAAAAGTTGCTGTTGATGAAAAAAGAATTGAAAATATTGAGAAAAAGCTTGAGACAGTGTCAAAAACTGCTACAACTGCAAAAATTCAAAGTGCACAAGATAATATAAAATGGGATGTTGATTTTAGAACACAAGTTGATAATATTCAGTATAAACATGCTGATGGTTCAAAATCAAAAAATGATGCACTTTTAACAAATAGACTTTGGTTAGGTGCAAAATATAAAGCTGATGATAATTCATCATTTTTTGGAAAATTATCTTATAACAAAGCCTTTGGAGATACAGCAGATCATTCTCAATCAAATACAAATCCAGGTTATGCAAACTTTGATTGGGTTACAAATGAAAATGCAACGGATAATTCGATAAAAGTAAAAGAAGCTTATTGGTTATATCAAAATGAAAGACTATTTAGTTCTGATATCCCTTGGTCAGTTTCTGTAGGTCGTCGTCCTTCAACTGATGGTTTACCTATAAATATTAGAAACGACCAAAAACCAAATTCTCCACTTTCTCATACTATTGATGTTGAATTTGATGGATTCTCATTTAAACTTGATACAGAAGGTGTTACTGGATTTACTGGTTCTTGGTTAAAAATCTGTGGAGGAAGAGGCTTGACAAATGCAACTCCAAGATTTGATATGTTTAAACCAGCATATTCAAAAGATGATGAAAAAAATGATGATGTTGATATGTTAGGGTTAATAGTTGTTCCTTATGATGATGGACAATATTCTGTTCATATGCAATACTCACATGCTTGGAATTTGATTGGTTATAGTGCAGATGCTATGGGTAAATTTAATAATGCCTATGGTACTTATACAAATAATCCAGATGCACAAACAGCTTATGAATTACAAATGGCAAAACCTTCATTTGAAGATGTTGGAGATATAGATTTAGCAACAGTTTTATTTAAAGCTGAAGGTATTGGAGATGGAATTTCTGAAACTTTAGATAATACAACTGCATTTGCATCATTTGCTATGAGTAAAACAAATCCAAATTCTAAAGGAATGTTAGGTACAACTGATTCTCAAACTGGTTATTCTGTTTGGTTAGGAGTAAATACTGCTTGTCCAATATTACCAGATAGTGCAAGAATTGGATTTGAATGGAATAAAGGAAGTAAATACTGGAGATCTATGACTTATGGTGAAGATACATATGCTGGAAGTAAAATAGCTGCACGTGGACAAGCTTTTGAAGTTTATAGAACTCAAAAATTAACTGAAGCTTTAAGTTTTGGTGTTAGTTATGTATATATAGATTATGATTATACAGGTTCTAACTCATTCTTTGGAGCTGATGGAGAGCCTATTGCAATTTCTGATGCTAATGGAAGTGCAGTAAAAGAAGCTCAAGATATTAGAGCTTATATGAGATATAAATTCTAA
- the thrS gene encoding threonine--tRNA ligase, with translation MEPIGILKDGQIYDLQTAEALNIQGDEIKSDDSKESLDILRHSCAHLMAQAIKELYPEAKFFVGPVVKEGFYYDFKVNSKISDDELPTIEKKMKEIADRKLPITRHETTKEEFYEKFKNDELKQAVLKNIKDDVLTIYRQGDFEDLCRGPHLPNTRMIRSFKLTRVAGAYLGGDEKNEMITRIYGIAFFDKQALFDYTRMLEEAKKRDHRKLGTELELFTFNDDVGAGLPMWLPKGARLRSKLEHLLYKAHRIRGYEPVRGPEILKAEMWKISGHYANYKENMYFTTIDDQEYGIKPMNCVGHIQIFKNNLVSYKELPKKLFEYGVVHRHEMSGAMHGLFRVREFTQDDSHIFCTQDQIKQVIFEVLEFVDTLLKVFDFKYEIEVSTKPEKAIGDDIFWEKTTKGIMDALDENNISYGIDEGGGAFYGPKIDIKILDAIGRKWQCGTVQVDMNLPSRFNVEYINEKGEKEQPVMIHRAILGSFERFIGILTEHCAGEFPFIIAPTQVILVPIADSHVEYAKELQKALLENDLDSEIYNMNESLNKRIRMAEKQRVPMIVVIGDEEVENKTVALRNRRTREQSNMSKNEFISMLNEIKNGSRI, from the coding sequence TTGGAACCTATTGGAATATTAAAAGATGGTCAAATATATGACCTTCAAACTGCGGAAGCTTTGAATATCCAAGGAGATGAGATTAAATCTGATGATTCAAAAGAGTCTTTAGATATTTTAAGACACTCGTGTGCTCACCTTATGGCACAAGCTATCAAAGAACTTTACCCTGAAGCAAAATTTTTTGTTGGACCTGTTGTAAAAGAAGGATTCTATTACGATTTTAAAGTAAATAGTAAGATTTCAGATGATGAATTACCAACTATTGAAAAGAAAATGAAAGAAATAGCAGATAGAAAACTTCCTATAACAAGGCATGAAACGACAAAAGAAGAGTTTTATGAAAAATTCAAAAATGATGAGTTAAAACAAGCTGTTTTAAAAAATATCAAAGATGATGTTCTAACTATTTATCGACAAGGTGATTTTGAAGATTTGTGTAGAGGTCCTCATTTACCAAATACAAGAATGATTAGAAGCTTCAAATTAACAAGAGTAGCAGGTGCTTACCTTGGTGGTGATGAAAAAAATGAGATGATTACAAGAATCTATGGAATTGCATTTTTTGATAAACAAGCTTTATTTGATTATACAAGAATGCTTGAAGAGGCTAAAAAAAGAGACCATAGAAAATTAGGAACAGAATTAGAATTATTTACTTTTAATGATGATGTAGGAGCAGGACTTCCTATGTGGTTACCAAAAGGTGCTAGACTTAGAAGTAAATTAGAACACCTTTTATATAAAGCTCATAGAATTAGAGGGTATGAACCTGTTCGAGGACCTGAAATTTTAAAAGCAGAAATGTGGAAAATATCAGGGCATTATGCAAACTATAAAGAGAATATGTATTTCACTACTATTGATGACCAAGAATATGGTATTAAACCAATGAACTGTGTTGGACATATTCAAATATTTAAAAACAATCTAGTTTCATATAAAGAACTACCAAAAAAACTTTTTGAATATGGTGTTGTTCATAGACATGAAATGAGTGGTGCAATGCATGGATTATTTAGAGTTAGAGAATTCACTCAAGATGATTCACACATATTTTGTACACAAGATCAAATCAAACAAGTAATCTTTGAAGTATTAGAATTTGTTGATACTTTATTAAAAGTTTTTGATTTCAAATATGAAATAGAAGTTTCTACAAAACCAGAAAAAGCAATTGGTGATGATATTTTTTGGGAAAAAACAACAAAAGGTATTATGGATGCTTTAGATGAAAATAATATCTCTTATGGAATTGATGAAGGTGGCGGAGCTTTCTATGGTCCAAAAATTGATATTAAAATTCTTGATGCTATTGGAAGAAAATGGCAATGTGGAACAGTTCAAGTTGATATGAACTTACCTTCAAGATTTAATGTAGAATATATAAATGAAAAAGGTGAAAAAGAACAACCAGTTATGATTCATAGAGCAATACTTGGTTCTTTTGAAAGATTTATTGGTATTTTAACTGAACACTGTGCTGGTGAGTTTCCATTTATAATTGCTCCAACACAAGTTATTTTAGTACCTATTGCAGATTCTCATGTTGAATATGCAAAAGAGTTACAAAAAGCTCTTTTAGAAAATGATTTAGACTCAGAAATTTATAATATGAATGAAAGTTTAAATAAAAGAATTAGAATGGCAGAAAAACAAAGAGTTCCAATGATAGTTGTTATTGGAGATGAAGAAGTAGAAAATAAAACAGTTGCACTAAGAAATAGAAGAACAAGAGAACAATCAAATATGAGTAAAAATGAGTTTATCTCAATGCTAAATGAAATCAAAAACGGGAGTAGAATTTGA
- the infC gene encoding translation initiation factor IF-3, translated as MSKDKRKDDVIMNEMITAKEVRCTSDDGTNHGIIPTAQALALADEMGLDLVLIAPDGKPPVAKIMDYGKFRYQQEKKKKEAKKNQKVIVIKEIKLSVKIAENDVNYKVKHAREFLEEGNHVRFRVFLKGREMANPQSGIDVLNKIWPMVEDIAVMDKEPKLEGRYVNLLVLPKKD; from the coding sequence TTGAGTAAAGACAAAAGAAAAGATGATGTAATCATGAATGAAATGATTACAGCAAAAGAAGTTAGGTGTACAAGTGATGATGGAACAAACCATGGAATTATTCCAACAGCTCAAGCTTTAGCTCTTGCTGATGAGATGGGTTTAGATTTAGTTCTTATTGCGCCTGATGGGAAACCACCTGTTGCAAAAATCATGGATTATGGTAAATTTAGATACCAACAAGAAAAAAAGAAAAAAGAAGCTAAAAAAAATCAGAAAGTTATCGTTATAAAAGAGATAAAACTTTCAGTAAAAATTGCTGAAAATGATGTTAACTATAAAGTAAAACATGCTAGAGAATTTTTAGAAGAAGGAAATCATGTAAGATTTAGAGTTTTTCTAAAAGGTAGAGAAATGGCAAATCCTCAATCAGGAATTGACGTTTTAAATAAAATTTGGCCAATGGTTGAAGATATAGCTGTTATGGACAAAGAACCAAAACTTGAAGGAAGATATGTTAATCTTTTAGTTCTTCCTAAAAAAGATTAA
- the rpmI gene encoding 50S ribosomal protein L35, producing MPKMKSVKGAVKRFKVKKNGTIKRGSAFRSHILTKMSQKRKRNLRGPKTVHSTNVAGILSTLCKA from the coding sequence ATGCCAAAAATGAAAAGCGTTAAAGGTGCTGTTAAAAGATTTAAAGTAAAGAAAAACGGAACTATCAAAAGAGGTTCTGCTTTTAGAAGCCACATTTTAACTAAAATGAGTCAAAAAAGAAAAAGAAACTTAAGAGGACCAAAAACTGTACATAGTACAAATGTTGCTGGTATTCTTTCAACTTTGTGTAAAGCGTAA
- the rplT gene encoding 50S ribosomal protein L20: protein MPRVKTGVVRRRRHKKVLKAARGFFSGRRKHFRKAKEQLERSLVYAFRDRRQKKRDIRKLWIIRINAACRLNDINYSRFMNGLKLSGLELDRKILADMAMNDSAAFASLVATAKAALK, encoded by the coding sequence ATGCCAAGAGTAAAAACTGGTGTTGTAAGAAGAAGAAGACACAAAAAAGTATTAAAAGCTGCTAGAGGATTTTTTAGTGGTAGAAGAAAACACTTTAGAAAAGCTAAAGAACAATTAGAAAGAAGTCTTGTTTATGCTTTCAGAGATAGAAGACAGAAAAAAAGAGACATTAGAAAATTATGGATCATAAGAATCAATGCAGCTTGTAGATTAAATGATATTAACTATTCAAGATTCATGAATGGATTAAAATTATCTGGTTTAGAGTTAGATAGAAAAATCTTAGCTGATATGGCTATGAATGATTCTGCTGCATTTGCATCTTTAGTAGCAACTGCTAAAGCAGCACTTAAATAA
- a CDS encoding rhodanese-like domain-containing protein translates to MRKVIKNIVLASFLAISGVWAQDELNLKEPTKAVYDLIKKYNLEQVDYEYVKKSIGLGNRSSASSILIDARPTLKYQKGTIPSSYNIPDTNFDEYYKAISDIPKDKELIVFCGGYSCEKSPIVAQKLKEKGHKNIKIYSAGEPEWSTKNYLEVDTIVTKAYQENNSALLVDPRPFAKYLQETIIGAISVPDTDFEKLLGRFPINKDEKILIFCSGFNCEKSNIVANKLYALGYKNVVVYAGGLPAWKEAGLKTTSFAKASKDENAQTSIKKDEFSKNGLKLGKDQGSVDGEWLKALILENKVPEYIQIVNILNEQEFKNGHIKGSINIEAGKLSAKELYEKLPKNKTIVFHCTAGSRSLEAWMKLNSNKYDMSEIYYFDANITCKGNNCKIDVNEPLE, encoded by the coding sequence ATGAGAAAAGTAATTAAAAACATTGTTCTAGCTTCTTTTTTAGCAATAAGTGGTGTTTGGGCACAAGATGAATTAAATTTAAAAGAGCCTACAAAAGCTGTTTATGATTTAATCAAAAAGTATAATTTAGAGCAAGTAGATTATGAGTATGTAAAAAAATCTATTGGCTTAGGAAATAGAAGTTCTGCCTCTTCTATTTTAATAGATGCAAGACCTACTTTAAAATATCAAAAAGGAACAATTCCTTCAAGTTACAATATTCCTGATACAAATTTTGATGAATACTATAAAGCAATTAGCGATATTCCTAAAGACAAAGAGCTAATTGTTTTTTGTGGAGGTTATTCTTGTGAAAAAAGTCCTATTGTTGCTCAAAAGTTAAAAGAAAAAGGGCATAAAAATATAAAGATTTATAGTGCAGGAGAACCTGAATGGTCAACAAAAAACTATTTAGAAGTAGATACTATTGTTACAAAAGCATATCAAGAAAATAATAGTGCTTTACTTGTAGATCCAAGACCTTTTGCTAAATATTTACAAGAAACAATTATTGGAGCTATTTCTGTTCCTGACACAGATTTTGAGAAATTGTTAGGAAGATTTCCTATAAACAAAGATGAAAAAATCCTTATTTTTTGTAGTGGATTCAATTGTGAAAAATCAAATATAGTTGCAAATAAATTATATGCTTTAGGTTATAAAAATGTTGTAGTTTATGCAGGAGGACTTCCAGCATGGAAAGAAGCTGGATTAAAAACAACTTCTTTTGCAAAAGCTTCAAAAGATGAAAATGCACAAACATCTATAAAAAAAGATGAATTCAGTAAAAATGGACTAAAACTAGGAAAAGATCAAGGTAGTGTAGATGGAGAATGGCTAAAAGCATTAATTCTTGAAAATAAAGTTCCTGAGTATATTCAAATAGTTAATATTTTAAATGAGCAAGAGTTCAAGAATGGTCATATAAAAGGTTCAATAAATATTGAAGCAGGTAAATTAAGTGCAAAAGAGTTATATGAAAAGCTACCTAAAAATAAAACTATTGTATTTCATTGTACAGCTGGTTCAAGATCACTAGAAGCTTGGATGAAATTGAATTCTAATAAGTATGATATGAGCGAGATTTATTACTTTGATGCAAATATCACTTGCAAAGGTAATAATTGTAAAATTGATGTAAATGAGCCTTTAGAATAA
- a CDS encoding NAD(P)/FAD-dependent oxidoreductase encodes MKKNELDKALEIFDAEIKKTGLSRREAFKVAGLGGAAFLLGGSESEAATIAKASEAKAKIVIVGGGLAGISTAARLVNSLAEPDITIIEPNPKSVSYQPATTLLASGVYSSKDELLYDTKDYLPKGVTLIKDKAVDFNPEANKITLESGEVLSYDFLIVAAGIVLNYGAIKGLEEVGDAYSVGDASKILKVFGDSGVTSVYNIDSAEQMWVQMQKFIQKAKDGQKVKGVFTDPNTAIKCGGAPKKVMYLTNARLNEAKARANAELNFYADSGKLFGVKEYADAIEKQFIARDMKWNFNHNLIAVDINKKIATFDKYWQEKGAFDKDLEEYEMITKHQNIDVPFDFLHITPPQKAPDEIGNSEIGSSKGWVPVNKETLQHVKYNNIFAIGDIAAVPMGKTGGSVRKQYKVLVDNLISVMEGKEPTAKYTGYTVCPLITDIGKVMLAEFDWTAKPTPSFPLDPTQERYIWWLLKVYLLKPMTMHGMLSGRA; translated from the coding sequence ATGAAAAAGAATGAGCTTGATAAAGCTTTAGAAATATTTGATGCTGAGATAAAAAAAACTGGATTATCAAGAAGAGAAGCTTTTAAAGTTGCAGGTTTAGGTGGAGCTGCCTTTTTATTAGGAGGAAGTGAATCTGAAGCAGCAACTATTGCAAAAGCAAGTGAGGCAAAAGCAAAAATTGTTATAGTTGGTGGTGGATTAGCTGGAATTTCTACTGCTGCTAGATTAGTAAACTCTTTAGCTGAACCTGATATCACAATAATAGAACCAAATCCTAAATCAGTTTCATATCAACCAGCGACTACATTATTAGCTTCAGGAGTTTATTCTTCAAAAGATGAACTTTTATATGATACAAAAGATTATTTACCAAAAGGTGTAACACTAATCAAAGATAAAGCAGTTGATTTTAATCCTGAAGCAAATAAAATCACTTTAGAATCTGGTGAAGTTTTATCTTATGATTTTTTAATTGTAGCAGCTGGAATTGTTTTAAATTATGGTGCAATTAAAGGACTAGAAGAAGTAGGGGATGCTTACAGTGTAGGTGATGCATCAAAAATATTAAAAGTATTTGGTGATAGTGGTGTAACTTCAGTTTATAATATAGATTCTGCTGAACAAATGTGGGTTCAAATGCAAAAATTTATTCAAAAAGCAAAAGATGGGCAAAAAGTAAAAGGTGTTTTCACAGACCCAAATACAGCTATAAAATGTGGTGGTGCACCTAAAAAAGTTATGTATCTAACAAACGCAAGATTAAATGAAGCAAAAGCAAGAGCTAACGCTGAACTAAATTTTTATGCTGATAGTGGAAAATTATTTGGTGTTAAAGAGTATGCAGATGCTATTGAAAAACAATTTATTGCAAGAGATATGAAATGGAATTTCAATCATAATTTAATTGCTGTTGATATAAATAAAAAAATAGCAACATTTGATAAATATTGGCAAGAAAAAGGTGCTTTTGATAAAGATTTAGAAGAGTATGAAATGATTACTAAACATCAAAATATTGATGTACCTTTTGATTTCTTACATATAACTCCACCTCAAAAAGCTCCAGATGAAATAGGAAACTCAGAAATAGGTTCAAGTAAAGGATGGGTTCCAGTAAATAAAGAAACTCTACAACACGTAAAATATAATAATATCTTTGCAATTGGAGATATCGCAGCTGTACCTATGGGGAAAACTGGAGGAAGTGTAAGAAAACAATATAAAGTATTAGTTGATAACCTTATTTCAGTTATGGAAGGTAAAGAACCAACAGCTAAATATACAGGATATACAGTTTGTCCATTAATTACTGATATAGGTAAAGTTATGCTTGCTGAATTTGACTGGACAGCAAAACCAACTCCATCATTCCCACTTGATCCAACGCAAGAAAGATATATTTGGTGGTTACTAAAAGTTTATTTACTAAAACCTATGACAATGCACGGTATGTTAAGTGGTAGAGCATAG
- the mobA gene encoding molybdenum cofactor guanylyltransferase MobA codes for MNIIPFKIPCVILSGGKSSRMGEDKSLLPFGSSNSLIEYQYKRLKPYFKNLYISSKIDKFDFLNPSDLILDENQEIYSPILALYSIFKKLPNQNIFIITVDSPFVSIDSIKTLIDNSNTSDITIAQTEKTHNLCGVFSSNLIFKIEQMINEDIHKIFYLIRNSSSNIITFYDDKEFININKKEEYEESLSFIKKYYDSYN; via the coding sequence ATGAATATTATTCCATTTAAAATACCTTGTGTTATTTTAAGTGGAGGTAAAAGCTCACGAATGGGAGAAGATAAATCACTTCTTCCATTTGGCTCTTCAAACTCTTTAATAGAGTATCAATACAAAAGATTAAAACCTTATTTTAAAAATCTTTATATATCTTCAAAAATAGATAAATTTGACTTCTTAAATCCCAGCGATTTAATATTAGATGAAAATCAAGAAATTTATTCTCCAATTCTTGCTCTTTATTCTATTTTTAAAAAACTTCCAAATCAAAATATTTTTATAATAACAGTTGATAGTCCATTTGTTTCAATAGATTCAATTAAAACCCTAATTGATAATTCAAATACTAGCGATATAACTATTGCACAAACTGAAAAAACTCATAATTTATGTGGTGTTTTCTCTTCTAATTTAATTTTTAAAATAGAACAAATGATCAATGAAGATATCCATAAAATATTCTACTTAATACGAAATAGCTCTTCAAATATAATAACTTTTTATGATGATAAAGAGTTTATAAATATTAATAAAAAAGAGGAATATGAAGAATCTTTGAGTTTTATAAAAAAATATTATGATTCTTATAACTAA